In Massilistercora timonensis, the following are encoded in one genomic region:
- a CDS encoding amino acid adenylation domain-containing protein yields the protein MKNILDYLECTQKRYPCKTAVDDGNIRMTWAELTRLAQGMGTAFARRTDPGRPVVILMEKSTAVLAAMLGVVYAGCFYVMLDPGQPVQRRKKILETLKPQLIVGDEETGRKVCETGLEIPVCLLEDAVRTKPDPILLGRIRKESKETDLLYSLFTSGSTGTPKGVAVSHQAVIQFLGHFTEIFDLRADDRIGNQAPFDFDVSVKDIYSCVMTGATLVLIPKEYFSIPPRLVDLLCEKRITVMIWAVSALCLISALKGLEYRIPRDVRMVMFSGEVMPAGQLICWQEALPEAEFINLYGPTEVTCNCTFYRIREKWEAFNRLPIGSPFPGRQIFLLDEKGERITEEGRAGEICVSGESLAEGYYNNPGETKKRFHFYTAQSGAEKRCYYTGDLGFYGENGLLYFAGRKDFQIKHMGHRIELEEIEGCVEQVEDVSRCCCIFDREKQRIAAFYTGKTEPQAVRKELKNKVPSYMVPGKIARVPVIPLNKNGKTDRTYFQNRQEV from the coding sequence ATGAAAAACATATTGGACTATCTGGAATGTACGCAAAAAAGATATCCCTGTAAGACGGCAGTAGATGACGGAAATATCCGGATGACCTGGGCGGAACTGACACGGCTGGCTCAGGGGATGGGAACGGCTTTTGCCCGTCGGACGGATCCGGGCCGGCCGGTAGTGATCCTGATGGAGAAAAGCACAGCGGTACTGGCGGCTATGTTGGGTGTGGTGTATGCAGGTTGTTTTTATGTCATGCTGGATCCGGGGCAGCCGGTCCAGAGAAGGAAGAAGATCCTGGAGACGCTAAAACCCCAGCTTATTGTAGGGGATGAAGAGACGGGGAGGAAAGTCTGCGAGACCGGTCTTGAGATTCCCGTCTGCCTTCTGGAAGACGCGGTCAGGACAAAGCCGGATCCGATCCTTCTGGGGAGGATCCGGAAAGAATCAAAAGAGACGGATCTTCTCTACAGTCTTTTTACCTCCGGGTCTACCGGAACACCAAAGGGAGTGGCAGTGAGCCATCAGGCAGTGATACAGTTCCTGGGGCATTTTACAGAGATTTTCGATCTTCGTGCGGATGACCGGATCGGGAATCAGGCGCCTTTTGATTTTGATGTGTCGGTGAAGGACATTTATTCCTGTGTGATGACAGGGGCGACGCTGGTTCTGATCCCTAAGGAGTATTTTTCCATCCCGCCAAGACTTGTGGATCTTCTCTGTGAGAAGCGGATAACCGTGATGATCTGGGCAGTATCGGCACTCTGTCTGATCTCGGCTCTTAAGGGGCTGGAGTATCGGATCCCTCGGGATGTGCGCATGGTTATGTTCAGTGGCGAGGTGATGCCGGCAGGGCAGCTGATCTGCTGGCAGGAAGCGCTGCCGGAAGCGGAATTTATCAATCTCTATGGTCCTACAGAGGTCACCTGCAACTGTACCTTCTACCGGATCCGGGAGAAATGGGAGGCATTTAACAGGCTGCCCATCGGAAGCCCTTTCCCGGGCCGGCAGATATTTCTTCTGGATGAAAAAGGAGAAAGGATCACAGAGGAGGGAAGGGCCGGTGAGATCTGTGTATCCGGGGAATCCCTGGCCGAGGGGTATTATAATAATCCTGGAGAGACAAAGAAGCGCTTTCATTTTTATACGGCGCAAAGCGGTGCGGAAAAACGTTGTTATTACACAGGAGACCTGGGGTTCTACGGGGAGAATGGATTGTTATATTTTGCCGGGCGGAAGGATTTTCAGATCAAGCATATGGGACATCGGATCGAACTGGAGGAGATCGAGGGGTGTGTGGAGCAGGTCGAGGATGTTTCCCGGTGCTGCTGTATCTTTGACCGGGAGAAACAGAGGATCGCAGCTTTTTATACAGGAAAGACAGAACCCCAGGCGGTGCGGAAGGAACTGAAGAACAAAGTGCCTTCTTACATGGTGCCGGGTAAGATCGCCCGTGTGCCGGTGATCCCGCTGAACAAAAATGGAAAGACGGACAGAACGTATTTTCAGAACAGGCAGGAGGTGTAA